The following are from one region of the Amycolatopsis sp. QT-25 genome:
- a CDS encoding polysaccharide deacetylase family protein — protein MTARPLASVSIDLDNLWAYRKTHGDPEWSRYPSFLPSAVPRLLEVLGEQRLTTTVFVVGADVVREDGAKAVNEITAAGHEVGNHSFGHEPWLHRYTRARLEDELRRTDDAIVEAGAPLPLGFRGPGFSLSRDLVEVLAGRGYAYDASTLPTWIGPFARAYHNRTAPPHESGDGRDELFGGFSRVLAPVHAYRWRTSAGTGLVELPVTTMPLLRTPIHGSYLLQLHEISPRLARGYFKTALRLCLARKVAPSLLLHPTDVLGGAEAPGMEFFPGMATPGGRKVAWLGWVLRALREHFDVVGTGEYVHRSNPRRERPVTCLDAGR, from the coding sequence ATGACCGCGCGGCCACTGGCGAGCGTGTCGATCGACCTCGACAACCTGTGGGCCTATCGCAAGACCCACGGTGACCCCGAGTGGAGCCGGTATCCCAGTTTTCTGCCGTCGGCCGTGCCGCGGCTGCTCGAAGTACTCGGTGAGCAGCGGCTGACGACGACGGTGTTCGTGGTCGGTGCCGACGTCGTCCGCGAAGACGGCGCCAAGGCGGTCAACGAGATCACCGCCGCCGGTCACGAAGTCGGCAACCACTCGTTCGGCCACGAGCCTTGGCTTCACCGCTATACCCGTGCCCGTCTCGAAGACGAACTGCGGCGGACCGACGACGCGATCGTCGAGGCCGGTGCCCCGCTCCCCCTCGGCTTCCGCGGGCCGGGCTTCAGCCTCAGCCGCGATCTCGTCGAGGTACTGGCCGGACGCGGATACGCCTACGACGCCAGCACCCTCCCGACCTGGATCGGCCCGTTCGCCAGGGCCTATCACAATCGCACGGCACCCCCGCACGAGAGCGGCGACGGACGTGACGAACTGTTCGGTGGCTTTTCGCGGGTGCTGGCACCGGTGCACGCGTATCGCTGGCGGACGAGCGCCGGCACCGGTCTCGTGGAACTTCCGGTGACGACGATGCCGTTGCTGCGCACGCCGATCCACGGCTCGTACCTCCTGCAGCTGCACGAGATCTCGCCCCGGTTGGCCAGAGGATATTTCAAGACGGCACTACGGCTCTGTCTCGCCAGGAAGGTGGCGCCGTCCCTCCTGCTGCATCCCACCGACGTCCTCGGCGGCGCGGAAGCACCCGGGATGGAGTTCTTTCCCGGGATGGCCACGCCCGGCGGCCGCAAGGTGGCTTGGCTCGGGTGGGTGCTGCGTGCCTTGCGCGAGCATTTCGACGTCGTCGGCACCGGTGAATACGTACACCGGAGCAACCCGCGGCGGGAACGCCCGGTGACCTGCCTGGACGCCGGGAGATGA
- a CDS encoding BTAD domain-containing putative transcriptional regulator: MRFGVLGPLAVWAADGTLVPVPEVKVRALLAALLARHGEPVSADRLLLDLWGDDQPANPLAALQTKVSRLRRAIGPGSVESGPAGYRLRGTRDADEFAELLAAARDAPTRARVALLTEALGLWRGAAFADVADDAFAGPVAHGLGERRLEAVELLAEARLALGDVGAALAGLTEHAELHPLRERLRAAHLRALYLSGRQAEALSGYAELRDRLADELGVDPGPELTALHESMLRRDPRLRVTASPRTNLPAALTELVGREHAVRTVRELLTAHRLVTLTGPGGVGKTSLAHGAAEAVTGFPDGVWSIDLTADAGEVAEVVARVLHVRDESGSGPATHLADALRDQRLLLVLDNCEHVVAQVAELVARLLRAAPGVRVLATSREPLGVPGERLEAVPPLTPTDAVRLLTTRAEAAGADLTTADADTLTSLCLRLDRLPLALELAAPRLRLLDASELLSRMDDRFRLLTTGSRIAPARQRTLRAVIDWSWELLTDPERVLLRRLAVHAGGSGLVATEHVSADASLPASDVLDVLSRLVDRSLVMVTEGPRYRLPESIGEYAVIRLSESGELADLQNRHLSHYLDFAEQARLRDADAREWLPRLDRESANLSRALDTAVRTGDLDRALRLVHARTWYWFLRGRLGEAERRLEQALALPGEHPLRDPVSAWLTGFVLLRRGGTDAVARRTAIEHSTKDSDAAWFLGFCLYVTGGDLTASAHRMAAVSTADPWLRAASLVITAFQAILRGELRTARELALTSRTLFDALGDAWGRIQAMHCLAFLAEIAGDYPAAVALRTKALDLARQHQLWLDVVDQQTGLARLDLLSGNHSAAEARHRQASRLAAEHGYQAGVVHADLGLALGARRTGDLAEAEAVLHRILSWHEQARYAPGVALATAELGFIAELRGDAPEALSWHTRSRTTAEITGDPRAIALALEGLAGAYSLAGDHDLATTLLAEAAGERAAIGAPLPPAERYDVDRVLARLAHRPRLEGTRRSP, translated from the coding sequence GTGCGTTTCGGGGTGCTCGGCCCGCTGGCCGTGTGGGCGGCGGACGGCACCCTGGTGCCGGTGCCCGAGGTGAAGGTCCGCGCCCTGCTCGCCGCGCTCTTGGCCCGCCACGGTGAACCGGTCTCCGCGGACCGGCTCCTGCTGGATCTCTGGGGTGACGATCAGCCGGCGAACCCGCTCGCCGCGTTGCAGACCAAGGTGTCCCGGTTGCGCCGGGCGATCGGGCCGGGGTCTGTCGAGTCGGGTCCGGCCGGATACCGGCTGAGGGGAACGCGTGACGCGGACGAGTTCGCCGAGCTGCTCGCGGCCGCCCGGGACGCGCCCACTCGCGCCCGGGTCGCGCTGTTGACCGAGGCGCTGGGATTGTGGCGCGGTGCGGCGTTCGCGGACGTCGCCGACGACGCCTTCGCCGGGCCGGTGGCCCACGGACTCGGCGAGCGACGCCTGGAGGCCGTGGAGTTGCTCGCCGAGGCTCGGCTGGCGCTGGGCGACGTCGGCGCCGCCCTCGCCGGACTCACCGAGCACGCCGAGCTGCATCCGTTGCGTGAGCGGCTTCGCGCCGCGCACCTGCGGGCGCTCTACCTCTCCGGACGGCAGGCCGAGGCGCTCTCGGGCTATGCCGAGTTACGCGACCGCCTCGCCGACGAACTGGGCGTGGACCCCGGCCCGGAGCTGACCGCGCTGCACGAGTCGATGCTGCGCCGGGATCCCCGGCTCCGCGTCACCGCGAGCCCCAGGACCAATCTGCCCGCCGCGCTCACCGAACTCGTCGGCCGCGAGCACGCCGTCCGCACGGTCCGCGAGCTGCTGACCGCACATCGGCTCGTCACCTTGACCGGGCCCGGCGGTGTCGGCAAGACCAGCCTCGCGCATGGCGCGGCCGAGGCCGTGACCGGTTTCCCGGACGGCGTGTGGTCGATCGACCTCACCGCCGACGCGGGCGAGGTCGCCGAAGTCGTCGCGCGGGTCCTGCACGTCCGTGACGAATCCGGGTCCGGGCCGGCGACGCACCTCGCCGATGCCTTGCGGGATCAGCGTCTGCTGCTCGTCCTGGACAACTGCGAGCACGTCGTGGCGCAAGTCGCCGAACTGGTGGCGCGGCTGCTGCGCGCCGCACCCGGGGTCCGTGTACTGGCCACGAGCCGTGAGCCGCTCGGCGTGCCGGGCGAACGGCTCGAGGCCGTACCCCCGCTCACCCCGACGGACGCCGTCCGGCTGCTCACCACCCGCGCGGAGGCCGCCGGCGCCGACCTGACCACCGCCGACGCGGACACCCTTACCTCGCTGTGCCTACGGCTCGACCGGCTTCCGCTGGCGCTGGAACTGGCCGCGCCCCGGTTGCGGCTGCTCGACGCCTCGGAGTTGCTGTCGAGAATGGACGACCGGTTCCGGCTGCTCACCACCGGCAGCCGGATCGCTCCGGCCCGGCAGCGCACCCTGCGGGCGGTGATCGACTGGAGCTGGGAGCTGCTGACCGATCCCGAGCGCGTGCTGTTGCGCCGCCTGGCCGTGCACGCCGGGGGCAGCGGCCTGGTGGCCACCGAACACGTCTCCGCCGACGCGTCGCTCCCCGCCTCGGACGTGCTCGACGTCCTGTCCCGCCTGGTCGACCGATCCCTGGTGATGGTCACCGAAGGGCCGCGCTACCGCCTGCCGGAGTCCATCGGGGAATACGCCGTCATCCGGCTTTCCGAGTCGGGGGAACTGGCCGATCTCCAGAACCGCCACCTGAGCCACTACCTCGACTTCGCCGAACAGGCCCGGCTCCGCGACGCCGACGCGCGCGAATGGTTGCCGCGTCTGGACCGCGAATCCGCCAACCTGAGTCGTGCCCTGGACACCGCCGTGCGCACCGGCGATCTGGACCGCGCGTTACGGCTGGTGCACGCGCGAACGTGGTACTGGTTCCTGCGCGGCAGACTGGGTGAAGCCGAACGGCGGCTCGAACAGGCACTCGCCCTGCCGGGCGAACACCCGCTGCGCGATCCGGTCTCCGCCTGGCTGACCGGCTTCGTCCTCCTTCGCCGAGGCGGCACCGACGCGGTCGCCCGCCGCACAGCCATCGAACACTCCACGAAGGACTCGGACGCGGCCTGGTTCCTCGGCTTTTGTCTCTATGTCACCGGCGGTGACTTGACGGCCAGCGCGCACCGCATGGCGGCCGTGTCCACCGCGGACCCGTGGTTGCGGGCGGCGTCCTTGGTGATCACCGCCTTCCAGGCCATCCTGCGCGGAGAGCTGCGCACCGCACGCGAGCTGGCCCTCACGTCCCGGACGCTGTTCGACGCGCTCGGCGACGCGTGGGGCCGGATCCAAGCAATGCATTGCCTCGCCTTCCTCGCCGAGATCGCCGGCGACTACCCGGCGGCGGTGGCCTTGCGCACCAAGGCGCTCGACCTGGCCCGCCAACATCAGCTGTGGCTCGACGTGGTCGATCAGCAGACCGGCCTGGCGCGCCTCGACCTGTTGTCCGGCAACCACTCCGCGGCCGAAGCCCGGCACCGGCAAGCGAGCCGCCTCGCCGCCGAGCACGGCTACCAGGCCGGGGTCGTGCACGCCGACCTGGGACTGGCGCTCGGTGCCCGCCGCACCGGCGACCTGGCCGAAGCGGAGGCCGTGCTGCACAGAATCCTGTCCTGGCACGAGCAAGCGCGTTACGCGCCCGGCGTCGCGCTGGCCACCGCCGAGCTGGGCTTCATCGCCGAACTCCGTGGCGACGCCCCAGAAGCACTGTCCTGGCACACCCGGTCTCGGACCACAGCGGAGATCACCGGCGACCCGCGCGCGATAGCTCTGGCGCTCGAAGGCCTGGCCGGCGCGTACTCGCTCGCGGGCGACCACGACCTCGCCACGACGCTGCTGGCGGAGGCCGCGGGCGAACGTGCCGCGATCGGCGCTCCCCTGCCGCCCGCCGAGCGGTACGACGTGGACCGCGTCCTCGCCCGGTTGGCCCACCGTCCCAGACTGGAAGGCACGCGGCGAAGCCCCTGA
- a CDS encoding glycosyltransferase: protein MRVLHVIGEMGAGGAETLVAGMAARGEEYGWVSAVASAGGFRADALAAAGVATFPVPLALRSGTGVLRAAWAVRRALARFRPEIVVAHNVGASLIARLALVPRRRRPLVTVFHGVADDELTMAARIVRRTSDRVVAVSPATADRLAEAGLTRPDVIRNAVFARRPVFGRAAVRASLGVAAGTPVVLCLARLEPQKRHDVLLDAWALLGSDAVLWLAGDGSLRAELESRHEDVSGRVRFLGTREDVPDLLAAADVTVLTSDWEGLPLAVLESMAAGRPVVATDVGGVGEVLSGGAGVVVPPGDPLAVAKALDALLRDKSARNSVAAEGLRAIQREYDPHTVMKAYDELLRTTLEGKR, encoded by the coding sequence ATGCGTGTCCTGCACGTGATCGGTGAGATGGGCGCGGGCGGCGCCGAAACCCTCGTGGCAGGCATGGCGGCCCGCGGCGAGGAGTACGGCTGGGTGTCCGCGGTCGCCAGTGCCGGCGGCTTCCGCGCCGACGCGCTGGCCGCGGCCGGGGTGGCGACCTTCCCGGTCCCGCTCGCCCTGCGCAGCGGGACCGGCGTGCTGCGGGCGGCGTGGGCGGTACGCCGGGCACTCGCCCGATTCCGGCCGGAAATCGTGGTGGCCCACAACGTCGGCGCGAGCCTCATCGCCCGGCTCGCGCTCGTTCCCCGGCGGCGGCGGCCGTTGGTGACCGTCTTCCACGGCGTCGCCGACGACGAACTGACGATGGCCGCACGCATCGTTCGACGTACGTCCGACCGCGTGGTCGCCGTTTCCCCCGCCACGGCCGACCGGCTGGCCGAAGCGGGCTTGACCCGTCCGGACGTGATCCGCAACGCCGTGTTCGCTCGGCGGCCGGTCTTCGGCCGGGCGGCGGTGCGGGCGTCGCTCGGCGTCGCGGCCGGGACGCCGGTCGTGCTCTGCCTCGCCCGGTTGGAGCCGCAGAAACGCCATGACGTGCTGCTGGACGCGTGGGCGCTGCTCGGAAGCGACGCGGTGCTGTGGTTGGCGGGTGACGGGAGCCTCCGCGCCGAACTCGAGTCCCGGCACGAGGACGTGAGCGGCCGGGTCCGGTTCCTCGGTACGCGCGAAGACGTGCCCGATCTTCTCGCGGCGGCCGACGTGACGGTGCTGACCAGCGATTGGGAAGGCCTGCCGCTGGCCGTACTCGAATCGATGGCGGCCGGGCGGCCGGTCGTCGCGACCGACGTCGGCGGTGTCGGTGAAGTGCTGTCCGGCGGCGCCGGGGTGGTGGTGCCGCCCGGCGACCCGCTGGCCGTGGCGAAGGCCTTGGACGCGTTGCTGCGCGACAAGTCCGCACGAAACTCCGTGGCCGCCGAAGGACTGCGGGCGATCCAGCGGGAGTACGACCCCCACACGGTGATGAAGGCCTACGACGAACTGCTCCGTACGACGCTGGAAGGCAAGCGGTGA
- a CDS encoding oligosaccharide flippase family protein: MTGGLGTKAVRGSLWLGAVNLVSKGSQMLITLILAALLTEGELGIVALAVSMVNLGQVVQSIGVYDVISRTGRDPRRMAGTVLTMSVGAGVVLGIVLAATAGPVTALLGAPDAAGLVRLAAVGLPFSAAGGVQLGLLHRKLDFRRRLVPDGGSAVLGAVVTVVLALGGAGPASVVIGLVCTSVAQPLFGALVGGGVRPCWDPSAAAEALRWASAVGPAAVVAAVLVNLDYLAVGHLFGAEAVGVYSLAYRLAWVPYIMVAVVLGAVAFPVFTRLREEAGALREMVTRFTRAVLVLAGGLYLALVVLADRVVVLGTRWADAADLMLPLSGYGLSICLLQIWYQAVKATGHAKRYLALECAHLAMLVAGLALLADIGIGAVAAVQFSSAWLMLPIAWRVLTGLGVAPPMPDLAGIVIRLLGACVLGALPAVLLDHAGLFGTADSLPGTLGEGLVLVAGYAAATLVFHRGELRAPLRGSTR; encoded by the coding sequence ATGACCGGCGGTCTCGGCACGAAGGCGGTCCGGGGCTCGCTGTGGCTCGGCGCGGTCAACCTGGTCAGCAAGGGCAGCCAGATGCTGATCACGCTGATCCTGGCGGCGCTGCTGACCGAGGGGGAACTCGGGATCGTCGCGTTGGCGGTGTCGATGGTCAACCTCGGCCAGGTGGTGCAGTCGATCGGCGTCTACGACGTGATCAGCCGCACCGGACGCGATCCGCGCCGGATGGCGGGGACCGTGCTGACGATGAGTGTGGGCGCCGGCGTGGTCCTGGGCATCGTGCTCGCCGCCACGGCGGGTCCGGTCACCGCGTTGCTCGGCGCCCCGGACGCCGCCGGCCTGGTCCGCCTGGCCGCGGTCGGCCTCCCGTTCTCCGCCGCGGGCGGTGTGCAGCTGGGGCTGCTGCATCGGAAACTGGACTTCCGGCGACGGCTCGTACCCGACGGCGGGAGCGCGGTCCTGGGTGCCGTCGTGACGGTCGTGCTCGCCCTCGGCGGTGCCGGACCGGCGTCGGTCGTGATCGGCCTGGTGTGCACGTCGGTCGCTCAGCCACTGTTCGGTGCGCTGGTGGGCGGCGGCGTGCGGCCGTGCTGGGACCCCTCGGCGGCGGCGGAGGCCCTGCGCTGGGCCTCGGCCGTGGGGCCCGCCGCCGTCGTGGCCGCGGTGCTCGTCAACCTCGACTACCTGGCGGTCGGCCATCTGTTCGGGGCGGAAGCGGTCGGCGTCTACTCGCTGGCCTATCGGCTGGCCTGGGTGCCCTACATCATGGTGGCGGTCGTACTGGGCGCGGTGGCCTTTCCGGTGTTCACGCGGTTGCGCGAAGAAGCAGGCGCGCTGCGGGAGATGGTCACCCGGTTCACCCGTGCCGTGCTCGTGCTCGCCGGCGGCCTGTACCTCGCGCTGGTCGTACTCGCCGACCGTGTCGTGGTGCTGGGCACGCGGTGGGCGGACGCGGCCGATCTCATGCTCCCGTTGTCCGGTTACGGCCTGAGTATCTGCCTGCTGCAAATTTGGTACCAGGCGGTGAAGGCGACCGGGCACGCCAAGCGGTATCTGGCGCTGGAGTGCGCCCATCTGGCGATGCTCGTGGCCGGACTGGCGCTGTTGGCGGACATCGGGATCGGCGCGGTGGCGGCGGTTCAGTTCTCCTCGGCCTGGCTCATGCTCCCGATCGCGTGGCGCGTCCTCACCGGGCTCGGCGTCGCGCCTCCGATGCCCGATCTGGCCGGGATCGTGATCCGTCTGCTGGGTGCTTGCGTGCTCGGCGCCCTGCCCGCCGTCCTGCTCGACCACGCGGGCTTGTTCGGGACAGCGGATTCGCTGCCGGGAACCCTCGGCGAGGGCCTGGTCCTCGTCGCCGGTTACGCCGCGGCGACGCTGGTCTTCCACCGCGGCGAACTGCGAGCGCCGCTCCGGGGGAGTACGCGATGA
- a CDS encoding O-antigen ligase family protein, which produces MTAFTVVTPVDHDARAVMLRALAYAAVALAPIEGYLAAGHPHLGKVVPALLVTTWLATRVHQRRFPRPTPLHAVLSLLAMVVAITAAAQSSGAFTAEYTLRWLPFLVLTAVLADLAGREVPIRGLLLAMAAGATAAALGGLYSLLVDGQARAGGPLEDPNDLAYFLVAAVPLLFVARRDAPRRSPLLILACLVLVAGATATFSRGGALGLAAAVGWLTLRRVVSWRVLAVSAAAAGVLCVAVMSLAGPRIERAFQEKTYIAASNVDTRELRWQAAARMVAEHPVLGVGPGGFREEYAAESRNAELDEQTPVAHNMYLEVSAELGLPGFALFITMIGIAATASERAVRTGGPAARTEAIVIQASLLAVLVASTFLSEQYYLPLWSLTAFAVAAGDRVRREKGGFRCVSCT; this is translated from the coding sequence ATGACCGCCTTCACCGTCGTCACCCCCGTCGACCACGACGCACGGGCGGTGATGCTGCGCGCTCTCGCGTACGCCGCGGTCGCCTTGGCGCCGATCGAGGGCTATCTCGCGGCTGGGCACCCGCATCTCGGCAAGGTCGTGCCCGCGCTGCTCGTCACCACGTGGCTGGCGACCCGTGTCCATCAGCGACGGTTTCCCCGGCCGACGCCGTTGCACGCGGTGCTTTCCCTGCTCGCGATGGTGGTGGCGATCACCGCGGCGGCCCAGTCGTCCGGCGCCTTCACCGCGGAATACACCTTGCGCTGGCTGCCTTTTCTCGTGCTCACCGCGGTACTGGCCGATCTCGCCGGTCGTGAGGTGCCGATCCGCGGGTTGCTGCTGGCCATGGCCGCGGGAGCCACCGCGGCGGCGCTCGGCGGGCTGTACAGCCTCCTCGTCGACGGGCAAGCACGCGCCGGTGGCCCGCTGGAGGATCCGAACGACCTCGCCTATTTCCTGGTCGCCGCGGTCCCCCTGCTCTTCGTCGCGCGTCGGGACGCACCTCGGCGGTCGCCCCTCCTGATCCTCGCTTGCCTGGTGCTGGTGGCCGGCGCGACGGCGACCTTCTCCCGCGGTGGCGCCTTGGGACTGGCCGCGGCCGTCGGCTGGCTGACCCTGCGCCGGGTCGTGTCCTGGCGGGTACTCGCCGTCTCGGCCGCCGCGGCCGGCGTGCTCTGCGTGGCGGTGATGTCGCTCGCCGGGCCGCGAATCGAGCGGGCGTTCCAGGAGAAGACCTACATCGCGGCCTCCAATGTGGACACCAGGGAGCTGCGCTGGCAGGCGGCGGCCCGCATGGTGGCCGAACATCCGGTGCTGGGCGTCGGTCCTGGCGGCTTTCGCGAAGAGTACGCCGCCGAATCACGCAACGCGGAGCTCGACGAGCAGACCCCGGTGGCGCACAACATGTACCTCGAGGTGTCCGCGGAACTGGGCCTGCCGGGATTCGCCCTGTTCATCACGATGATCGGGATCGCGGCGACAGCGAGCGAACGGGCCGTCAGGACGGGCGGGCCCGCCGCCAGGACCGAGGCGATCGTGATCCAGGCGTCGTTGCTGGCCGTCCTGGTCGCCTCGACGTTCCTTTCCGAACAGTACTACCTCCCGTTGTGGTCGCTGACGGCGTTCGCCGTGGCGGCCGGAGACCGGGTTCGCCGAGAGAAAGGCGGGTTTCGATGCGTGTCCTGCACGTGA
- a CDS encoding NAD(P)-binding domain-containing protein, with the protein MKHEKVPVSVLGTGRLGTALVAAFLAAGHPVTVWNRTSGKTAPLAANGATVAGSVAEAVAVSPLVLTVLLDHAAVRAKLSEVDLRDRTLLNISSSAPDDIRALAEWASGRGAAYLDAAVMALPQAVGTPDAQVLYSGSAAAFDRYGEQLAALGTSRYLAEDPGVAELYSIGLLSAGYGTLFGFLHGVALLDTAGMRPTDFLEMVVPWLGGMLAFLPELAREIETADYTSGESSLEINLRALEYIEATSRSTDVAPGFVKPALDLVRKRMETEGPTDSVAGVFEAMRRKV; encoded by the coding sequence ATGAAGCACGAGAAAGTCCCGGTCAGCGTGCTGGGCACGGGCCGACTGGGCACGGCGCTGGTGGCGGCGTTCCTGGCGGCAGGCCATCCGGTGACGGTGTGGAACCGCACCTCGGGAAAGACCGCTCCGCTGGCGGCGAACGGCGCGACGGTCGCCGGATCGGTGGCCGAAGCGGTGGCGGTGAGCCCGCTGGTGCTGACCGTCCTGCTCGACCACGCCGCGGTCCGCGCGAAGCTGTCCGAAGTGGACCTGCGGGACCGTACCCTGCTCAACATCAGTTCCAGCGCCCCCGACGACATCCGCGCACTGGCGGAGTGGGCGAGCGGGCGGGGCGCGGCCTACCTCGACGCGGCCGTGATGGCCCTGCCCCAGGCAGTCGGCACCCCCGACGCGCAGGTGCTCTACAGCGGCTCGGCCGCGGCGTTCGACCGCTACGGCGAGCAACTGGCCGCGCTGGGCACCTCCCGCTACCTGGCCGAAGACCCTGGCGTGGCGGAGCTGTACAGCATCGGCCTGCTGAGCGCCGGGTACGGCACCCTATTCGGTTTCCTGCACGGTGTGGCCTTGCTCGACACCGCCGGAATGCGCCCCACGGATTTTTTGGAGATGGTGGTGCCGTGGCTGGGCGGCATGCTCGCGTTCCTGCCGGAGCTGGCCCGCGAAATCGAGACGGCGGACTACACGTCCGGCGAATCCAGCCTGGAGATCAACCTGAGGGCGCTGGAGTACATCGAGGCCACGAGCCGAAGCACCGATGTCGCGCCCGGCTTCGTGAAACCCGCGTTGGACCTGGTGCGCAAGCGGATGGAAACCGAGGGGCCGACCGACAGCGTGGCCGGTGTTTTCGAAGCCATGCGCCGAAAAGTGTGA
- a CDS encoding glycosyltransferase 87 family protein: MSTRDRAVLVVATIVGSVSAWHALAPSWRVPLPGRADPAEERLQDFRDALYFPIREFLAGGDPYDPAAMFAHWPVRQDFNLYQPYHLMAHLPFALPGYRAGAVAFTVFSLLLLVALAALATVAVRRLVPVPFAVTTVVLAALLVTSQVGKAQLYVGQVNPLIAVGAAGALLARRDRPGWAAVALALAWLKPQFGLPLAILLFARGSRRVALAGTAVAAAASLPVVVLLVIRSGGVGAFLDVVAANIAHARGTAYGAVDSLTAQRIDVAAVLFRITGRAPSGIEPLVLAGVLVTSVLLVRRLDRLSAAPVADLLTCLAVVVCVVHQPGDVLIAVPAMTAVAVLWWRHRAEPGWGATGLAVLAAAIPFAHLYTVDSAVVSLFGTRVAVTVDGVAVVFAWCALVWGAVRLTGTRSASPVHAGSGG, encoded by the coding sequence GTGAGCACGAGGGACCGCGCCGTCCTGGTGGTCGCGACGATCGTCGGCTCGGTGAGTGCGTGGCACGCGCTCGCGCCGTCGTGGCGGGTGCCGCTGCCAGGGCGGGCGGACCCGGCCGAGGAGCGGCTGCAGGACTTCCGCGACGCGCTGTACTTCCCGATCCGCGAGTTCCTCGCCGGCGGCGATCCCTACGATCCCGCCGCGATGTTCGCGCACTGGCCGGTGCGGCAGGACTTCAACCTCTACCAGCCTTACCACCTGATGGCGCATTTGCCGTTCGCGCTGCCCGGCTACCGGGCGGGCGCGGTGGCCTTCACGGTGTTCTCCTTGCTGCTGCTGGTAGCGCTCGCGGCGCTGGCCACGGTCGCGGTCCGGCGGCTCGTCCCCGTCCCGTTCGCGGTCACCACCGTGGTGCTCGCGGCACTGCTGGTGACCAGTCAGGTGGGGAAGGCGCAGCTCTACGTCGGCCAGGTGAACCCGCTGATCGCCGTCGGCGCGGCGGGGGCGTTGCTCGCCCGGCGGGACCGGCCGGGCTGGGCGGCGGTGGCCCTCGCGCTCGCCTGGCTCAAACCGCAGTTCGGTCTTCCGCTGGCGATCTTGCTCTTCGCCAGGGGATCGCGGCGGGTGGCGCTGGCCGGGACCGCCGTCGCGGCGGCGGCCAGCCTCCCGGTCGTGGTGCTGCTGGTGATCCGGAGTGGTGGGGTCGGCGCCTTCCTCGACGTCGTCGCCGCGAACATCGCCCACGCCCGCGGGACCGCTTACGGTGCTGTCGACTCCCTGACCGCACAACGGATCGACGTCGCGGCGGTGTTGTTCCGGATCACCGGCCGGGCTCCGTCCGGCATCGAGCCGCTCGTCCTGGCGGGGGTGCTCGTGACGAGCGTGCTGCTCGTGCGGCGGCTCGACCGGTTGTCGGCCGCACCGGTCGCCGACTTGCTCACCTGTCTCGCCGTGGTGGTCTGCGTGGTGCACCAGCCCGGTGACGTGCTGATCGCCGTGCCCGCGATGACCGCGGTGGCGGTGCTCTGGTGGCGTCATCGCGCCGAGCCGGGATGGGGCGCGACCGGACTCGCCGTGCTCGCGGCGGCGATACCGTTCGCCCATCTGTACACAGTGGACTCGGCGGTGGTCTCCCTGTTCGGCACGCGGGTGGCCGTCACGGTCGACGGGGTCGCCGTGGTCTTCGCGTGGTGCGCGCTGGTCTGGGGCGCCGTCCGGCTGACCGGGACACGATCCGCCTCGCCGGTCCACGCCGGGAGCGGCGGATGA